The genome window GCCCTGGTACCAGCGGAACGTGGTTCCCCGGGCGCTGGCCACCGGCGGCGGCACCGCACCGGCCCACCGCGAGCTGCCGGACGTCTCCGCCGACGGCGACCGCAACTCCGGCTGGCTGATCGGCTTCACCACCCCCGGCGGCAGCTACCACGAGGAGTTGGGCGCCGGCACCAGCGGCTCCTCCCCGCTGATCGCGGCCCTCGAAGCGGACGCCGGCCAGGCCGCGGGCCACGCGCTCGGCTTCGCCAACCCGCTGCTCTACCAGCTGCGCGGCACCCCGGCGATCCGCGACATCGTGCCCGCTGCGGCCGGCCAGGTGCCCCCGGTGGTGAGCTACCTGCCGAGTTGGCAGACCCCGGGCAGCTTCGACAGCTACCTCTCCCAGCTCGACCACGACAGCACCCTGACGACCGCGCCCGGCTACGACGACGTCACCGGCGTCGGCTCGGCCAGCCCGGACTTCGTCCGCTTCTTCGCGCGGCACTGACGATCCGGCACTGACGGTCCGGCGCCTGACGGTCCGGCACCTGACGGTCCGGTCCGGGTGGACGCCCGCCGGCGTCCACCCGGACCGGCCGGGTCAGCAGTGGAAGGTGGTGTTGCCGGTGCCGGAGTTGGCCCCGGTGTTGAAGTCGTGGTCGTCGCTGTAGATCACGCAGCCGTCGACCGTGGCCGTCGCGCCGAAGGTCCGGGAGTCCTGGTCGATGCTCACGCCGTAGGAGTAGTCGTCGCTGTGGGCGTTGGACGACACGCGGTCGCCCTGCATGCTCAGCACCGACCCGTCCGGCGCGTCGTCGATGACCTGGAGCTCGACCGACGCGCCCGGGGTGTTCATCCAGGCGGTCGCGCCCTTGAAGTGGGCGACCACCTTGCGGCACCCGGGGGAGTACACCAGGTCGACCCGGCCGAGGTAGGTGTCCCCGCCGTAGAGGTACTGGGCGTGTCCGACGGTGGTGCTGTAGTCGCAGCCGTCGCCGGGGCCGCTGGCGGCGGCCGTTCCGGCGGTCGCGCCGATGCCGACCAGGGCGAGGACGGTGGCCGCGGCGGCCAGCGAGGTTCGGCGGAGTGCGGTGGAAGGCAAGGGGGGTGTCTCCTCGGTGCGTCGGATCGGTGGGTCGGATCTGCCACGGGTGGGTGGTGCGGAGGGGCTGGGGCCGGCGAGCGACCCGCAGCCCCTCCGGGGACTCACGAGCAGGCGTACCAGTGGGTGGTGCCCTCGGACGCGCAGAACGACGTGGTCAGGTGGCCGTCCACGGGGTAGGTGTTGGAGCCCGGGTAGTAGAGGTCGGACCCGCCGTTCGCGTAGACCCGGTAGTCGGTCCACGGGCCGGAGAGCGTGAAGTGGACCGTGCTGACGTCGATCGAGCGGTTGTAGGAAATGCTGGTGACGCAGATCTGCTCGCCCTGCGGGCTCCTGGAGCTGCAGCCGATGGTGGCGGCCTGGGCCGGAGCCGCCGTCACCACGCCGGCCACTGCGGCGGCGGCGACGGCCAGACCGGTGATCGTCCTGCGGAACACGGTGAACCTCTTCCTGTCGGTGACTACTGATCGGTGACTACTGATCGGTGACTTCTGATCGGTGACTTCTGACGTGGGACCGCCCGCCGCGTCGTACGACGCGGGCCGGTGAGGGCGCTGACGGGGGCGGTCGGCAACTGGTCCCGGCGAAGGCGCGGACCGGACGCATCGCGGCCCGACTCCGGGAATGCCTGGTCCCAAGGATGGGGAAGCGTCACGTGTTCGGTAGCACCTGACAGGCGTCTGACAACATCGAACACCAAGGGGGACACCAGTGGACACGACCGAGCCAGGCACCGGAGCCGTGGCGGAACGCCGGGCGGCGGTGGCGGAGTTCGCCGCCGCGCTGCGCCAACTGCGCCTGAGGGCGGGTCAGCCGTCGTTCCGGGCGATGGCCGGCGCGACGGGGGCGATCTCGCACACCACGCTGCACGAGGCGGCATCGGGCACCCGGCTGCCGTCCTGGCCCACCACCAGGAGCTACGTCCAGGCCTGCGGCGGCAGCGAACCCGAGTGGCACGAGCGGTGGCTGGCCGCCGCGCAGGCCGGGGCGGTTCCGGAGCCGGCCGACCTGCCGCCCACCACGGTTCCCGCCGTTCCCGCCGCTGATGGCGGGTCAGACGAGCCCGGCCGGGACGAGCCGGGTCAGGACGAGCCGGCCCCGCCGCTCCACCCCCGGAAGCCGGCCCGCGCACTGCGGCGGCGCCGACTCCTCGTGCTCACCCACGCGCTCGCGCTGGCGGCCGGCGCCGCGATCGGCGCCGGAGCCGTGCCCGCCGGCCACGGGCCGACCGGTGCGGCCGCCGGGGAGCCGCCGGCCGCGCCCGGTTACGTCGCCCGGATCGCCTCGGCGACCGGGGCGGTGTACGCGACGTCGACGAAGCTCCCGGTCACCCACCCGGTCGCCGCCGGCGACACCCTCGTGGTGCCGGTGATGCTCACCAACACCCACGACGGGACGGTCAGCGCGACCGACAGCCGGGGCAACACCTACACCACGGCGGCGGACCAGCCCGACGGCGGCGCCGGCGACCGCACTCTGATCCTCACCGCCGTCGCGGTCAAGGCGCTGACGACCTCGGACACGATCACCCTCAGCTATCCGTCCACGGGCGAACAGCACGTGGCGGTGGACGAGTTGGCCAACGTCGGGGCGGTCGACCAGCA of Kitasatospora viridis contains these proteins:
- a CDS encoding helix-turn-helix domain-containing protein — translated: MDTTEPGTGAVAERRAAVAEFAAALRQLRLRAGQPSFRAMAGATGAISHTTLHEAASGTRLPSWPTTRSYVQACGGSEPEWHERWLAAAQAGAVPEPADLPPTTVPAVPAADGGSDEPGRDEPGQDEPAPPLHPRKPARALRRRRLLVLTHALALAAGAAIGAGAVPAGHGPTGAAAGEPPAAPGYVARIASATGAVYATSTKLPVTHPVAAGDTLVVPVMLTNTHDGTVSATDSRGNTYTTAADQPDGGAGDRTLILTAVAVKALTTSDTITLSYPSTGEQHVAVDELANVGAVDQHAAATGGAGTGFDSGPTPPTATRSELVFAVAGVQGGAAVAWSDGFTALPTLFVSQDQLATGYETVGAPGSYAAAGTCDHQWMAAAVAFAPARAGNGKGLVKSS